The Penicillium digitatum chromosome 6, complete sequence genome has a window encoding:
- a CDS encoding putative translation machinery-associated protein, which produces MPVTLEKVHKQISKKRSSTNVLHENSRDAHRLRKAGARDDRLSRHNATVNRARQPYLDRINYIFEAIQELTEALSTEEISEFVAKYIDRDTEEIKQLESERRKGRPPSKREEALKQRVQTEDREWSTGLWMPDLGDQYAMTAMKNWNGHWSGLSAIKFMRFTKAGDKLTSTFPPKSMS; this is translated from the exons ATGCCCGTTACTCTAGAAAAAGTGCACAAGCAGATTTCCAAGAAGCGCAGCTCCACTAATGTGCTTCATGAAAATAGTCGCGATGCCCACCGACTCCGCAAAGCTGGTGCTCGCGACGATCGATTGTCCCGCCATAACGCCACTGTGAACCGTGCAAGACAGCCATACT TGGACCGAATTAATTACATCTTTGAGGCTATTCAAGAGCTTACCGAGGCCCTTTCAACGGAAGAGATTTCCGAGTTCGTCGCCAA GTACATTGACCGTGACACTGAGGAGATCAAACAGCTCGAGTCAGAGCGCCGGAAGGGACGTCCTCCTAGCAAGCGCGAAGAAGCCTTGAAACAGCGAGTGCAAACCGAGGATCGGGAGTGGTCAACTGGACTTTGGATGCCCGATCTAGGGGATCAATATGCGATGACCGCAATGAAGAACTGGAATGGGCATTGGTCGGGTCTCAGTGCGATCAAGTTCATGCGGTTCACGAAAGCCGGAGACAAACTCACATCTACTTTCCCCCCGAAGAGCATGTCATAA
- a CDS encoding Membrane fusion mating protein FIG1, which translates to MATSFAQKWARFIPMIGYHHVLMIIIAVAIILLSLLLAGCSSSSPQIPNIFLISLFYEKYNPIRDLAQVDPGVVTAISNIVGGAELEVRVGYFGICVQPDKGSFICNANATALAEIVTVDQDPLNLIWVASTFKDAVVFPYLLIVAVILAFFCFIILATFPGWHEEIDESGSDHDVKPFPSRPVSQAALALIFVSSVFVLVSVLWQHTASVAASTIAQDMGNGSVKSGVGSSAMVLGWFGFVLLVIVTVGLLMMILSISLIRKLTDEE; encoded by the exons ATGGCTACTTCCTTTGCTCAAAAATGGGCCC GATTCATTCCAATGATCGGCTACCACCATGTGTTGATGATTATTATCGCAGTTGCGATTATCTTGTTGT CGCTTTTGTTGGCCGGCTGCTCTTCATCATCCCCGCAAATCCCCAACATCTTCCTTATCTCTCTGTTCTATGAAAAGTACAACCCGATCAGGGATCTCGCTCAAGTCGACCCAGGTGTTGTGACAGCAATCTCCAACATCGTCGGAGGTGCAGAGTTGGAAGTCCGAGTGGGATATTTCGGTATCTGTGTTCAGCCCGATAAGGGATCTTTCATTTGCAATGCCAATGCAACGGCGTTGGCTGAGATTGTCACCGTGGACCAAGATCCGCTGAACTTGATCTGGGTTGCTTCGACGTTCAAGGATGCTGTAGTGTTTCCATATCTGCT GATTGTTGCTGTCATTCTCGCATTCTTCTGTTTCATCATTCTAGCGACATTCCCTGGCTGGCACGAGGAGATCGACGAGTCTGGATCCGATCATGACGTCAAGCCTTTCCCCTCGCGCCCCGTCTCCCAGGCCGCGCTAGCCCTCATTTTTGTCTCCTCGGTTTTCGTTCTCGTGTCCGTACTGTGGCAGCACACAGCATCTGTCGCTGCCAGTACGATCGCCCAAGACATGGGCAATGGAAGTGTAAAGAGCGGCGTCGGCTCTTCTGCAATGGTGCTTGGCTGGTTTGGCTTTGTCCTACTGGTCATAGTAACTGTTGGTCTATTGATGATGATCTTAAGTATAAGTCTGATCCGCAAACTGACTGACGAGGAATAA
- a CDS encoding Zinc finger, RING-type, with translation MDDVDLRQEILQRTLKEVAYEEKEAANPCVICLDTISEPCVAQPCYHANFDFLCLVSWTEQQPKCPLCKIELTGVQFDLNATQGPKLYKLPPPSAAVPAAPTAARSRPVNRYGPRGGRRPPPPPRPQPDDPLERRRNVYRNQTYSMRVGSNRLSQYRELTPELFSRDGELVSRARKWIRRELRVFSFLNPESVEEERASHQVSRPGPQRLENRRANNAEFLLEYVIAILRTVDLKGSAGQAEELLRDFIGRENACLFLHELQAWLRRTLMAQVVDRLQ, from the exons ATGGATGATGTCGATTTGCGACAGGAAATCCTCCAGCGGACTCTCAAAGAGGTAGCAtatgaggagaaggaggccgCAAATCCTTGTGTTATTTGTCTTGACACCATCTCCGAGCCGTGTGTGGCACAACCATGCTATCATGCCAACTTCGATTTCCTCTGCCTTGTCAGTTGGACCGAGCAGCAACCCAAATGCCCTCTAT GTAAAATAGAGTTGACAGGGGTGCAATTCGACCTCAACGCCACGCAAGGTCCAAAGCTATATAAGCTCCCGCCCCCGAGTGCAGCAGTCCCGGCAGCTCCCACCGCTGCGCGATCACGCCCTGTCAATCGCTATGGCCCACGAGGAGGGCGACGGCCCCCACCCCCACCGCGACCACAGCCAGACGACCCGCTCGAGCGCCGGCGCAATGTCTATCGCAATCAAACATACTCCATGCGAGTCGGATCAAATCGGTTATCTCAATATCGAGAATTGACACCGGAGCTCTTCAGTCGTGACGGAGAGCTCGTCTCACGCGCTCGCAAATGGATTCGCCGTGAACTACGagtcttttctttcctgAACCCGGAATCGGTGGAAGAAGAGCGGGCATCTCACCAGGTCTCACGCCCTGGACCTCAACGGCTGGAGAATCGTAGGGCGAACAATGCCGAGTTTCTGCTGGAATATGTCATCGCTATCTTGCGCACGGTCGATCTCAAAGGCAGTGCTGGACAGGCGGAGGAGCTGTTGCGTGATTTCATCGGCCGCGAGAATGCCTGCCTCTTCCTCCACGAGTTACAGGCATGGTTGAGAA GGACTCTGATGGCCCAAGTCGTAGACCGACTCCAGTGA
- a CDS encoding Regulatory protein SUAPRGA1: MLSLRTITRSIPRTFSRSVATSALRPALPKLALQQPWKQATKPAYAAFSTTSIFKAPSSEVDIELLAKLEDELKHENSSEIPEFEEQLEAIEETIKHGEWQVKDIAGDQEVILTKKFGTENIRVSFTVADIQNISEQDDFDDASLADEMDFQNQSRGHDAEASAEEDIEQPEPSFPARVTITVEKPNHGALLIQTVVQDGVFQIEEVSHFAKAELAQSLTAEKDWARQSLYAGPPFENLDEDLQGLWDRYLEDRGLNTEFANMVPDYISVKEQKEYLRWLETVKNFIGA, from the exons ATGCTTTCTCTTCGCACTATCACACGCTCTATCCCGCGCACTTTCTCGCGCTCCGTTGCCACTTCGGCTCTGCGCCCAGCACTTCCCAAGCTCGCCCTCcagcaaccttggaagcaggCTACTAAGCCCGCCTACGCTGCCTTCTCGACCACTAGCATCTTCAAGGCTCCTTCATCTGAAG TCGACATTGAGCTTCTCGCCAAGCTCGAGGATGAGCTGAAGCACGAGAATTCTTCCGAAATCCCTGAATTTGAGGAGcaactggaagccatcgaAGAGACTATTAAGCACGGCGAGTGGCAGGTGAAGGATATTGCGGGAGACCAAGAGGTCATCCTTACCAAGAAGTTCGGCACTGAGAA CATCCGTGTCAGCTTTACCGTCGCCGATATCCAGAACATCAGCGAACAGGACGACTTCGACGACGCCTCTCTGGCCGATGAGATGGACTTCCAGAACCAGTCTCGCGGCCATGATGCCGAGGCCTCCGCCGAGGAGGACATCGAGCAGCCGGAGCCAAGCTTCCCTGCTCGTGTTACCATCACCGTTGAGAAGCCCAACCACGGTGCTCTTCTGATCCAGACcgttgtccaggacggtgTGTTCCAGATCGAGGAGGTCTCCCACTTCGCCAAGGCTGAGCTCGCCCAGTCTTTAACTGCTGAGAAGGATTGGGCTCGCCAGAGCCTCTACGCAGGCCCCCCCTTCGAGAACCTCGATGAAGACCTTCAGGGTCTGTGGGACCGCTACCTCGAGGACCGTGGCCTCAACACCGAGTTCGCTAACATGGTCCCTGACTATATCTCCGTTAAGGAGCAAAAGGAGTACTTGCGCTGGTTGGAGA CCGTCAAGAACTTCATTGGTGCTTAA
- a CDS encoding Exonuclease, putative produces MGIKGLHGLLKSIQKPCHVKNFNGQTLGVDAYGWLHRGTVACSVDLVLDNPTRKHIDFVLNRVRMLLFFGVKPYLVFDGDNLPSKAGTEQDRYKRRQESKTLGLELQRKGKMPEAYQEFQKAVDVTPYMARQLIEELKQMNVQYVVAPYEADAQLVYLEQQGDIHGIISEDSDLLVFGAKRLISKLDQHGECIEINRADFTACREVNLVGFSDPDFRNMCILSGCDYLANIPKLGLKTAYRIIRKHRNVEKALRMLQFDGNFRVPADYLANFKQAELTFLYQRVFCRKAEKLVTLTLPDDDVNLAVLPYIGADMEPQIAVGVSRGDLDPTTKEPITLKPLAANRWTLGISRRLTLGTSSELKPKKSINSFFTPKRTPLAELDPNSLTPSPSQQRLLERNANNTWQANAAPFRSNSVRSTPLRAFSDQGLSPMVRSVERSSFLAQSAKSSTLQCTKRQRLCSEVEGDSLPACSPARSRFFAPTSEQDSPSGQKPFRSKRSRKSVGGVFSDEMAEDIMSRIPDPSTTPSSAESRRKNNLEISGKPSEVETPPSSISNKAVMTENLETSQDSPGDATPSSPGFSQALDHHVDRQNSNVLSKFTFQAGQKPDTAAANSMTTKTPAVQTSQRPSMPSTPRSPAAIARSNLFQRRLTPLQRMGQSALRRSNTINIPTKLRDAEASEPLIEASSPVTRKWSSFAGTQGSEDLIVPDSEDDEDEDEPSTGHFTTLDLKRFSFAAK; encoded by the exons ATGGGTATCAAAG GACTGCACGGGCTTCTCAAGTCCATTCAGAAACCCTGTCATGTTAAAAATTTCAATGGGCAAACTCTTGGAGTTGATGCATATGGATGGCTGCACCGTGGAACAGTTGCTTGTTCTGTGGATTTGGTCCTGGACAATCCTACTAGGAA GCACATTGATTTCGTCCTCAATCGGGTCCGCatgcttcttttctttggggTGAAACCCTACCTCGTTTTCGATGGAGACAATCTGCCCAGCAAGGCAGGGACCGAACAGGATCGCTATAAGCGACGTCAGGAAAGCAAGACCCTTGGGCTGGAGTTACAACGGAAAGGCAAGATGCCAGAAGCTTACCAGGAGTTCCAAAAGGCCGTCGATGTAACACCCTACATGGCCCGGCAGTTGATCGAGGAACTGAAGCAGATGAATGTGCAATATGTGGTGGCCCCGTATGAAGCAGATGCCCAGTTGGTGTACCTGGAGCAACAGGGTGACATTCACGGAATCATATCCGAGGACTCGGACTTGCTTGTTTTTGGGGCAAAGCGATTGATCTCCAAATTGGATCAGCACGGGGAGTGCATTGAAATAAATCGCGCTGATTTTACTGCTTGCCGCGAGGTTAACTTGGTTGGTTTCAGTGATCCAGACTTCAGAAATATGTGCATTTTGAGCGGTTGTGACTACTTGGCAAATATTCCCAAACTGGGACTGAAGACTGCCTACCGGATCATTCGCAAACATCGAAATGTTGAAAAAGCCCTGCGCATGCTCCAATTTGATGGCAATTTCCGAGTCCCAGCAGACTACCTTGCCAACTTCAAACAGGCTGAGTTGACCTTCCTCTACCAGCGAGTCTTCTGCCGCAAAGCTGAAAAGCTAGTGACTCTGACTTTACCTGATGATGATGTGAATTTGGCCGTCCTGCCATATATCGGCGCCGATATGGAGCCGCAAATTGCCGTTGGAGTTTCTCGTGGCGATCTGGATCCAACTACTAAGGAACCAATCACTCTAAAGCCACTAGCCGCAAATCGATGGACTCTTGGCATCAGTCGCCGACTGACATTGGGTACTTCCTCTGAGTTGAAGCCCAAAAAGTCCATCAACTCATTCTTCACCCCGAAGAGGACGCCGCTGGCCGAGCTGGACCCTAATAGCCTGACCCCGTCTCCGAGCCAGCAACGACTCCTGGAGCGCAATGCAAACAACACCTGGCAGGCCAATGCGGCGCCCTTCCGCTCCAACTCGGTCAGATCCACACCTCTCAGAGCCTTTTCTGACCAAGGCCTTAGCCCTATGGTTCGGAGTGTGGAACGCTCATCATTCTTGGCCCAAAGTGCCAAGTCGTCGACCTTGCAGTGTACAAAGAGACAGAGACTTTGCTCTGAGGTTGAAGGAGATTCTCTACCTGCTTGTTCCCCTGCTCGTAGTCGGTTTTTTGCTCCTACTTCAGAACAGGATAGCCCCAGTGGCCAAAAGCCCTTTCGGTCAAAACGGTCACGCAAATCAGTAGGCGGTGTCTTCTCTGATGAAATGGCAGAAGATATCATGTCCAGAATTCCAGATCCCAGTACTACGCCTTCGTCTGCTGAGTCTAGACGCAAGAACAACCTTGAGATATCTGGCAAGCCCAGTGAAGTTGAAACTCCTCCTAGCTCCATCTCCAACAAAGCCGTGATGACCGAGAACCTCGAAACATCTCAGGACAGTCCCGGGGATGCCACACCGAGCTCCCCAGGTTTCAGTCAGGCTCTTGACCATCACGTTGACCGACAAAACTCAAATGTACTGTCCAAGTTTACTTTTCAAGCGGGGCAAAAGCCCGACACAGCCGCAGCCAACTCTATGACGACTAAGACTCCTGCGGTTCAGACTTCTCAACGACCTTCAATGCCCTCGACCCCCAGAAGCCCAGCCGCGATTGCACGGAGCAACTTGTTTCAACGACGCCTGACGCCACTCCAGCGGATGGGGCAATCCGCTCTCCGTCGATCTAACACCATCAACATTCCTACTAAACTCCGGGATGCCGAAGCCTCTGAACCTCTGATTGAAGCTTCTTCTCCTGTTACACGCAAATGGTCCTCTTTTGCGGGAACCCAAGGCAGCGAAGATCTGATTGTCCCGGACAgtgaggatgatgaagacgaggatgagccAAGCACAGGGCACTTTACTACTCTTGATCTCAAACGCTTTTCTTTCGCCGCAAAGTAG
- a CDS encoding tat pathway signal sequence, with product MPYSTGSGIHRPHTITSLRRWSIVNKELPAVPQIRAIHVYDFDNTLFLSPLPNPQLWHGSSIGFLQTNDSFATGGWWHDPNILAATGKGMEIEEPRKWEGWWNEQILSLVRNSMEQKDALTVLLTGRSEAGFSDIIKRMVASQRLEFDLIGLKPEVGPNGQRFATTMNFKQNFLEDLVFTYEQAAEIRVYEDRVRHVKGFRDFFEDLNRDLQSGPSTARMPIVAEVIQVTEGCTYLDPVTETAEVQRMVNAHNLTLRNPALNVTKSRCGRMYIKRVVFYTGYLVSPEVSNSMTQNLLAPLLPPGLAESNDLKYMANSILITPRPAPRSILDKVGGMGKKLKWQVTGTGNLENKIWAARVAPIPATETYHTENPLPIVVLAVRKGARLIDAGKIQNWHPIPADRAMTFETVVGEKVVLRVEDSGEHRQGEQPLNRSQKRRFQQEDDNIVWPPSQNTGYDIPSYGRGNFHSTQRGGGDGRSQFDDSPRGRGAHRGRGRGVGRGRGNNTRGRGRGRGRGEYYQYRSLDDHSNGHDGAHDGKSGYNGGGGLQFWKRYDDFENRFEPHNQFPAASSMLNFGNQYIEDLAWKSARSASEIFKITTQKTVMKWEDTCVGGIEPSSTRRPLIPYTRASEPTIPPSSFAMAEQVPTACHLAWKPYLTQSTLWFKSALNFNLGPGVVSPSKVRKKTGLDINLLSK from the exons ATGCCGTACAGCACAGGAAGCGGAATTCATCGCCCGCATACCATCACCTCACTCCGGCGCTGGTCTATCGTGAACAAGGAGTTGCCAG CTGTTCCTCAAATTCGCGCAATTCACGTCTACGATTTTGATAACACTT TATTCCTAAGTCCTCTACCAAACCCGCAATTATGGCATGGCTCCTCAATTGGTTTCCTTCAAACCAACGATAGTTTTGCAACTGGAGGATGGTGGCATGACCCCAACATTCTCGCCGCTACAGGAAAGGGCATGGAGATCGAAGAGCCTCGCAAATGGGAAGGCTGGTGGAATGAGCAAATT CTTAGCTTGGTTAGGAATAGCATGGAGCAGAAAGACGCGCTCACGGTGTTGCTAACCGGTCGAAGTGAGGCTGGATTTTCAGACATCATCAAGCGGATGGTTGCTAGTCAACGCCTTGAGTTTGATCTCATTGGTCTCAAGCCCGAAGTTGGTCCAAATGGTCAACGGTTTGCGACGACAATGAACTTCAAACAGAACTTCCTTGAGGATCTTGTTTTCACTTACGAACAGGCAGCGGAAATTCGCGTCTATGAGGACCGTGTCAGGCA CGTGAAAGGGTTCAGAGACTTCTTTGAGGACTTGAACAGAGACCTTCAAAGTGGACCTTCAACTGCACGGATGCCAATCGTTGCCGAAGTCATCCAGGTAACTGAGGGCTGCACATACCTTGACCCCGTAACTGAGACTGCTGAGGTGCAGCGCATGGTCAATGCCCACAACCTCACTCTGCGCAACCCTGCTTTGAACGTAACCAAGAGCCGCTGTGGACGGATGTATATCAAGCGAGTCGTCTTCTATACGGGATATCTGGTTTCTCCAGAGGTTTCAAACAGCATGACACAGAATTTGCTGGCTCCACTGCTGCCCCCAGGGCTTGCTGAATCAAATGACCTGAAGTACATGGCTAACAGCATCCTAATTACCCCACGCCCAGCGCCACGTTCAATCCTGGACAAGGTTGGAGGCATGGGCAAGAAACTAAAGTGGCAGGTTACCGGAACCGGAAACCTGGAGAACAAGATATGGGCGGCCCGTGTGGCGCCTATTCCAGCCACGGAAACATATCACACCGAAAACCCACTGCCAATCGTAGTACTGGCCGTTCGCAAAGGTGCTCGTCTCATTGATGCAGGGAAGATCCAAAACTGGCACCCCATTCCGGCTGACAGGGCTATGACTTTTGAGACAGTGGTCGGCGAGAAGGTCGTCCTGCGAGTTGAAGACAGCGGAGAACATCGTCAAGGAGAGCAACCCTTGAACAGGAGTCAAAAACGACGCTTCcagcaggaggatgacaaCATCGTCTGGCCACCCAGTCAAAACACTGGCTATGATATCCCATCATATGGTCGCGGCAACTTCCACTCCACTCAGCGTGGTGGAGGTGACGGACGTTCCCAATTTGATGATAGCCcacgaggaagaggagctCATCGTGGTCGCGGCCGAGGTGTTGGACGTGGGCGTGGTAACAATACCCGAGGCCGTGGCCGAGGTCGTGGTCGAGGTGAATACTACCAGTACAGGTCGCTGGATGACCACAGCAATGGACATGATGGGGCGCATGATGGCAAGAGTGGATACAACGGTGGCGGAG GGCTGCAGTTTTGGAAG CGATATGACGACTTCGAGAATAGATTCGAGCCACATAACCAGTTTCCCGCCGCATCATCGATGCTTAACTTCGGTAATCAGTACATCGAAGACCTTGCGTGGAAGTCTGCCAGAAGTGCATCAGAAATTTTCAAAATCACAACGCAGAAGACAGTCATGAAGTGGGAAGACACCTGCGTCGGCGGGATCGAGCCGTCAAGCACGCGAAGGCCATTGATACCATATACTCGAGCCTCAGAACCAACAATTCCACCAAGCTCCTTTGCCATGGCCGAGCAGGTGCCAACAGCATGCCATTTGGCGTGGAAGCCCTACTTGACACAATCCACCCTGTGGTTCAAGTCAGCATTGAATTTCAATTTGGGCCCAGGTGTGGTCTCGCCATCAAA GGTCAGAAAAAAGACTGGACTGGACATCAATCTGCTCTCCAAGTAG
- a CDS encoding putative phosphatidylinositol n-acetylglucosaminyltransferase gpi3 subunit, which translates to MSTSSKATNAANFKQGAFNPSAPRGDPITDKGHQLGRKINEADQHPEYHGQPFPSGTAPASNSHVPNPISSVPGQGNNSSVSAGQENEVATYTSASETLRGATSGDVNRGLGTPMQRQTNTEVRHNGAHGRKKQTSGLEGIGSSMQERGSGGQFAEQRALERE; encoded by the exons ATGAGTACTTCCTCGAAAGCTACCAACGCCGCAAATTTCAAACAGGGTGCTTTTAACCCTTCGGCCCCTCGCGGCGACCCAATTACCGACAAGGGC CATCAACTCGGTCGCAAAATCAATGAGGCTGACCAGCATCCCGAATACCACGGGCAGCCATTCCCTTCCGGCACCGCCCCAGCAAGCAACTCCCATGTCCCCAACCCCATTTCCTCAGTCCCCGGTCAAGGCAATAACTCCAGTGTGAGCGCGGGACAAGAAAATGAAGTCGCCACTTACACGTCGGCTTCGGAGACATTACGAGGAGCCACCTCGGGTGATGTGAACCGCGGCCTAGGGACACCGATGCAGCGCCAGACCAACACCGAGGTCAGGCATAACGGCGCGCATGGCCGTAAGAAGCAAACTTCCGGGCTGGAAGGTATTGGCTCCTCGATGCAAGAGCGTGGTAGTGGTGGCCAGTTCGCAGAACAGCGTGCCCTCGAGCGAGAATAG
- a CDS encoding phosphatidylserine decarboxylase produces MGESKVTDKSGNDINRGDYVWTKIRGGTHEGHVEEVIIDQQRAEEVDVKNPPKVRFQNKDGKMVAHNPGTLEIYDTS; encoded by the exons ATGGGCGAAAGCAAAGTCACCGACAAGTCCGGTAATGATATCAATCGTGGCGATTATGTTTGGACCAAAATCCGCGGTGGAACGCATGAAGGACAT GTGGAAGAGGTAATCATAGATCAGCAACGAGCAGAAGAGGTTGATGTGAAGAATCCGCCCAAA GTACGCTTCCAGAATAAGGATGGTAAAATGGTGGCACATAACCCAGGCACCTTGGAAATATACGATACCTCATGA
- a CDS encoding DNA primase, with protein MPHSVSPGSAQNDDEMPDAPPVETSTETNVRLEDMFNGDDDNDDEFSATGDVKMESPVAKEKPPVPTSSGVDSDIMLAFYQRLFPFRYLFQWLNHGIVPTKDFGNREFALTLQNDAYLRYQSYPTADLFRKDILKMNPSRFEIGPVYSTNPRDRKTLRGGQMKPVHKELVFDIDLTDYDDIRTCCVNVNICAKCWSFVTMSIKVIDTALREDFGFEHILWVYSGRRGAHAWVCDPRARHLPDDRRRAIAGYLEMVRGGSQSGKKVNIKRPLHPHIVRSLELLKHDFARTTLGDQDTFESAEQAERLLSLLPDKLLNESLRRKWESSPNRASTSKWADIDSLAKTGKSSTLNPATLRDAKQDIVLEYTYPRLDAEVSKKMIHLLKSPFVIHPGTGRICVPIDPRNAEHFDPLSVPTVMTLLAEIDEYDAKHPAGSAEADIPDVEGSTMNGSDMKGSRKVQDYEKTSLKPYIDFFRSFIAGLIREERAGKRERDDSGSAIKADPMEF; from the exons ATGCCTCACTCTGTATCACCTGGCTCTGCGCAGAATGACGATGAAATGCCGGATGCCCCCCCAGTCGAGACCTCGACTGAAACTAATGTCAGACTCGAGGACATGTTCAACGGCGATGATGACAATGACGATGAGTTCTCGGCTACTGGAGATGTGAAGATGGAATCTCCAGTTGCGAAGGAAAA GCCTCCAGTGCCCACATCCTCTGGTGTGGACTCGGATATCATGCTCGCCTTTTATCAACGACTTTTCCCCTTCCGATATCTTTTCCAATGGCTGAATCATGGCATTGTACCAACAAAAGACTTCGGCAACCGAGAGTTTGCACTGACGCTACAAAATGACGCATATCTCCGGTACCAATCATATCCAACTGCTGACCT GTTTCGGAAAGACATACTCAAGATGAACCCTTCTCGCTTCGAAATCGGACCTGTCTACAGTACCAACCCACGCGATCGCAAAACGTTACGAGGTGGCCAAATGAAGCCAGTCCATAAGGAATTGGTTTTCGATATTGATTTGACTGATTATGATGATATTCGTACATGTTGTGTGAATGTGAACATCTGTGCGAAGTGCTGGTCATTTGTGACTATGTCAATCAAGGTCATTGACACCGCACTCCGGGAGGACTTTGGGTTTGAACACATCCTCTGGGTTTACTCGGGTCGTCGTGGTGCCCATGCTTGGGTGTGTGATCCACGTGCGCGTCATCTACCGGATGATCGTCGTCGAGCCATTGCTGGATATCTTGAGATGGTCCGCGGAGGTTCACAAAGTGGGAAGAAAGTCAACATTAAACGCCCACTGCATCCCCATATTGTACGCAGTCTTGAGTTGCTCAAACATGACTTTGCCCGGACCACACTTGGTGACCAAGACACATTTGAATCCGCTGAGCAGGCCGAGCGCCTTTTGTCCTTGTTGCCTGACAAGCTATTGAATGAATCCCTGAGGAGGAAATGGGAGTCCTCTCCAAATCGTGCCAGCACCAGTAAATGGGCTGATATTGATTCACTTGCAAAGACTGGTAAGAGTAGCACACTAAACCCTGCGACGCTCCGAGATGCGAAGCAAGACATTGTTCTGGAATATACATACCCACGCCTGGATGCCGAGGTCAGCAAGAAGATGATTCATTTGCTCAAGAGTCCCTTTGTTATCCACCCCGGCACTGGTCGTATTTGTGTTCCTATCGATCCTCGCAATGCCGAACACTTCGATCCTCTCTCCGTCCCGACGGTAATGACTCTGCTCGCTGAGATTGATGAATATGACGCGAAACACCCTGCCGGCTCAGCGGAGGCAGACATCCCTGATGTTGAAGGAAGCACGATGAACGGTTCCGACATGAAGGGTAGTCGGAAGGTGCAGGACTATGAAAAGACCAGCCTGAAACCATACATCGACTTCTTTCGTTCATTCATCGCAGGCCTCATTAGGGAAGAGCGTGCTGGCAAGCGTGAACGCGACGACAGTGGCTCTGCTATCAAGGCCGATCCTATGGAATTTTGA